CTACCTCGACCGGGCCGACCGGTACACCCGCGCCGCCGAGTTCCTGGCGACCGCGCGCGAACTGTGGGACTCCTGGACGCCGGACGGCAGGCCGCGGCCGTTCGCGCACCGCGGGCGCCACTTCTCCGTCGAGGGCGAGTTCACCGCGCCCCGCTCCCCGCAGGGCCACCCCGTGGTGATCCAGGCGGGCGACTCGCCGGAGGGGCGGGAGTTCGCCGCGTCCGCCGCCGACGTCATCTTCACGCGGCACGGCACACTGGAGGCGGGACGGGAGTTCTACGCCGACGTGAAGGGGCGCCTCGCCAAGTACGGGCGCTCCGCCGACGACCTGAAGATCATGCCCGGCGTCACCTTCGTCCTCGGCGACACCGCGGCCGAGGCGCAGGAGAAGGCCACCGAGATCCGCCGCGACCAGGTCTCCCCGCAGAACGCGATCCTCGCCCTGGAGCAGGTCTGGGGCGTCGACCTCTCCGCGTACGACCCGGACGGGCCGCTGCCCGACATCGACCCCGACCCCGACTCCGAGCTCGTCCAGGGCCGGGTGAAGATCACCGACCCGTTCGCCGTCGCCGCGAAGTGGCGGGCGCTCTCCGAGGCCAAGGGGCTCTCCATCCGCCAGACGGTCATCGAGACCACGGCACGCCAGTCCTTCATCGGCACCCCGGATCGGGTCGCCGCCGACCTGACGGAGTTCGTGCGCACCGACGCCGCCGACGGCTTCATCCTCGTGCCGCACCTCACCCCCGGCGGCCTCGACGACTTCGTGGACCGGGTGGTGCCGCTGCTCCAGGAGCGCGGCGCGTACCGCACGGCGTACGAAGGCACGACGCTCCGCTCCCACCTCGGGCTGCGCGAGCCGGTATGGAAGGGTTGATCACCATGAGCACCGGGCACTCCGCGGACGCGGCACAGGACTGGAAGCACTGGCACGAGCAGCGGACGGAGACGGTGTCGGCCCCCTACGGGCCGCTCTCCCTCACCGGCACGCACTGGCTCGCCGACCACCCGCAGGGACACCTGCCGGGCATCCCCGGACACTGGGCGGACACGCCCGACGCGGTCGTCCTGACCGCGGGTCCGGACGACGGCCTCACCGTGGGCGGTGCGCCCCTCACCGGCGAGGCCCGCCTCGGCGCCGACGGCGGTCCGGTCGCCGGCGCCCGCGTCGCGCTCGGCGGGCGCCGCCTCGTCGTCGTCCGGCGCGAAGGCCTGTGGGCGGTGCGCGACTTCGACCCGGACTCCGCCGCGCGCCGCGCCTTCCGCGGCATCGACGCCACCGAGTACGACGAGCGCTGGGCGGTGCCGGGGCGCTTCGTCCCGTACGACGAGGACCGCACCGTCACGGTCGGCAACGCGGACGGCAAGGAGCGCGGGCTCGGACTCGGCGGTGAACTCTCCTTCAGGATCGGGGGAGTCGAGCACGCCCTCAAGGTGAGCGTGGAGGCCGACGGGTCGCTGTGGGCGGTCTTCGCGGATGCCACCGGCGGTGTCTCCAGCTACCGCTTCCGCTTCCTGCGGCCCGCCGCGCCGGACGCCGACGGCCGCACCACCGTCGACTTCAACCGTGCGCTGCTGCCCCCGTGCGCCTTCGCCGACCACTTCATCTGCCCCTTCCCGCCGCCCGGCAACACGCTGTCCGTCGACATCGCGGCGGGGGAGCGGAGTCTTCGCGACACATAGAGCCCGTCTCGGCCGAAAGGCGCCCTTGTGCGGCTCGTGTCCACCCCCCAATACTCCCGAGCAGCGCTTGTCAGGAGCACGGCGTAACCGGAATCCGGGCTGTCTCTTTGGCTGCGCCTCACGGGTCCTCAACCCACAAGGACCCACTGACTTCCCTCGGGAGGGAAAAACGTGAGGATCAAGCGCACCATCCCCCACAGCGGCATATCGAGACACACCCGTCTGCTCGCCGTGGCCACCGGGCTCGTCGCCGCAGGAGCGCTCGCCGTGCCCGCGGCCACCGCGCAGGACGGCGCCGCGACCTTCAGCGCCGCGCAGCTGGAACAGGCCAGCGACGCCGTCCTCGGCGCCGACGTCGCCGGCACCGCCTGGGGCGTCGACCCGAAGACCAAGCAGGTCGTCGTCACCGCCGACAGCACGGTCTCCAAGGCCGAGATCGCGAAGATCGAGGACGCGGCGGGCGCCAACGCCGACGCGCTGAAGATCGAGCGCACCCCGGGCACGTTCCAGAAGTACATCTCCGGCGGCGACGCGATCTACGCCAGCAGCTGGCGCTGCTCGCTCGGCTTCAACGTGCGCAGCGGCAGCACGTACTACTTCCTGACCGCGGGGCACTGCACCGACGGCGCGACCACCTGGTGGTCCAACTCGGCGAAGACCACCGTGCTCGGCACCACGTCGGGCTCCAGCTTCCCGACCAACGACTACGGCATCGTCAAGTACACGAATAACTCCGTCACCAAGTCCGGCACCGTGGGCAGCCAGGACATCACCCGGGCCGCCGACCCGACCGTCGGACAGAACGTCACCCGGCGCGGCTCCACGACCGGCACGCACAGCGGCCGCGTCACCGCGCTGAACCAGACCGTGAACTACGGCGGCGGCGACGTCGTCTACGGCATGATCAAGACCACGGTCTGCGCCGAGCCCGGCGACAGCGGCGGCCCGCTGTACTCGGGCTCGACGGCCCTCGGCCTGACCTCCGGCGGCAGCGGCAACTGCTCGTCCGGCGGCACCACGTTCTTCCAGCCGGTCACCGAGGCGCTGCGCGCGTACAACGTCAGCGTCTACTGACACAGCACCCGCTGACGCGGACTCACCGGCACAGGCCCCCGCCCGGACACCGGGCGGGGGCTCGCTCTTGCCCCAGGGTCGAGCTACCTTCGAAGGAGCGCGCAACACGCCCAATTCGGACCCTGGGGGGCCGGCATGGTCGAGGAGCTGGTGGCGGTGGGGGTGACCCTCGGGTCGCTCGGAGCGGTCTACGCGATGGCGGCGGCGCGCGTCATCAAACAGTACGAGCGAGGTGTGGTGCTGCGCCTCGGAAAGCTCCAGAGCACCGTGCGCGGCCCGGGGTTCACCATGATCGTGCCCATGGTGGACCGGCTCCACCGGGTCAACATGCAGATCGTGACGATGCCGGTGCCCGCCCAGGACGGCATCACGCGCGACAACGTCACGGTCCGCGTCGACGCCGTCATCTACTTCAAGGTCATGGACGCCGCCGAGGCGGTCGTCGAGGTGGAGGACTACCGCTTCGCGGTCTCGCAGATGGCCCAGACGTCGCTGCGCTCCATCATCGGCAAGAGCAACCTGGACGACCTGCTGTCCAACCGCGAGAAGCTCAACCAGGGCCTGGAGCTGATGATCGACTCCCCGGCCATCGGGTGGGGCGTGCAGATCGACCGCGTCGAGATCAAGGACGTGTCGCTGCCCGAGACGATGAAGCGGTCCATGGCCCGCCAGGCCGAGGCCGACCGCGAGCGGCGCGCCCGCGTCATCAACGCCGACGCGGAACTCCAGGCCTCCAAGAAGCTCGCCGAGGCCGCCCACGAGATGTCCGAGGAGCCCGCCGCGCTGCAACTCCGGCTCCTGCAGACCGTGGTGGCCGTCGCCGCCGAGAAGAACTCCACCCTCGTCCTGCCCTTCCCCGTGGAGCTGCTCCGCTTCCTGGAGCGGGCCCAGCAGGCGGTGCCGCAGCAGGCTGTGCCGCAGCAGCCGCAGGGGAACCACGCGGAGCCCGGGAAGCCGTCGATTTCCGGGGCGGAGGGCGCGGAAGTCGGAGAGCTGGACCCTTCCGCGGGGTCGAGATCCGGACAGGACTAGTCCTTACCGGCTGACGACCGTTCCTCGCGCGCGGTGTTTGCAAACCGAACCGACGTGCTGTGACCCGGCTCACTCAACGCGCAAGGGGCGCACGGTCGTTCCCGCATGCGCGTCCTGAAGTGGACCTTGTGTGCGACCGGATGGCGTCGGGATAGTTAGCGAGGTCAACTTGGCATGGACGCGGCTAATTCAGCGTGGTGGTTCCGTGCTGCGCAAAACCCGCGACCCGCGAGGCCCCCACGCCGGACGGGTCGGTCCCCCCACAGGAGGTCGTGAGCTTTGAAGCACCGACGCATACCCAAGCGCCGTGCCGCCGTGGCAGGCGCGGGCATCGCCGCGCTGGTCGCCGCGGGAATCACCTTCCAGACCGCGAACGCGAGCGAGAACTCCCCCACCCCCACCCCGGACACCCTCTCCGTCGCCAAGGCCGGAAAGCTCGCCTCGTCGCTGGGCAAGGAGCTCGGCGCGGACGCGGCGGGCACGTACTACGACGCGAAGGCCAAGGCCCTCGTCGTGAACGTGCTGAACGAGAGCGCGGCGGACGCCGTCGAGTCGGCGGGCGGCAAGGCCAGAATCGTCGAGAACTCCCTCGCCGAGCTGAAGAGCGCCCGCGCGACGCTCGACGACAAGGCGGCCGTGCCCGGCACCTCGTGGGCGATGGACCCGGCCACCAACAAGGTCGTCGTCACGGCCGACCGCACGGTCAAGGGCGCGAAGCTCGACAAGGTCGCCTCGATCGTGAAGAGCCTCGGCGGCAAGGCCGAGCTCAAGCAGAGCAAGGGCGAGTACAAGGCCTTCATCGCCGGTGGCGACGCGATCTGGGGGAGCGGCTCGCGCTGCTCGCTCGGCTTCAACGTCGTCAAGGGCGGCGAGCCGTACTTCCTGACGGCGGGGCACTGCGGCAACGCGGTGAAGAGCTGGTCCGACTCGCAGGGCGGCTCGGAGATCGGCGCCACGGAGGAGTCCAGCTTCCCGGGCAACGACTACGCCATCGTGAAGTACACGGCCGACACCCCGCACCCCAGCGAGGTGAACCTCTACGGCGGCACCCAGGCGATCAGCAAGGCCGGGGACGCCACGGTCGGGCAGAAGGTGACGCGCAGCGGCAGCACCACCCAGGTGCACGACGGTGACGTCACCGCGCTCGACGCCACGGTCAACTACCAGGAGGGCCAGGTCGACGGTCTGATCCAGACCACGGTCTGCGCCGAGCCCGGCGACAGCGGCGGCGCGCTCTTCGCCGGCGACACCGCGCTCGGTCTCACCTCGGGCGGCAGCGGCGACTGCTCGTCCGGCGGCGAGACCTTCTTCCAGCCGGTTCCGGAGGCCCTCTCGGCGTACGGGGCGGAAATCGGCTGACCCCGAAGGACGCTTCACGCCCCGCCCCCGCAAATGCGGGGGCGGGGTTTTTCGCATTTCTTGTGAAAGTTTTCACAAGCGCGCATGGGTCCAAAGTCACCCGAGATCTGTGCAGGTCGAGCACTGTTTAGCTCGTCTCTATGATTCCCCGAAAGGACCTTGTGCCCGACGGCTGAGGCCCTTTTCGGTGCCTCGCGGGAGGCGTGCAGGTGTGGAATTGAGGTGTAGCGAAAAAGGTTCCGACGAATCCGACGAAGGAGTGCCACCATGCAGGCCAACGAGATGGTGGACGGACTGGTCGAGAGGGCGCTCACGGCCCTCGGCCGGTTCGCGACGTACGACCAGGGGCAGGTCGACCACATCGTCAAGAAGGCCTCCCTCGCCGCGCTGAGCCGGCACGGGGAGCTCGCGCGGCAGGCGGTCGAGGAGACCGGCCGCGGCCTCTTCGAGGACAAGGCCGTCAAGAACCTCTTCGCCTGCGAGCACGTCGTCAACTCGCTGCGCGGACTGAAGACCGCGGGCGTCGTCTCCCGCGACGAACTGAACGGTGTCACCGAGATCGCCGAACCGGTGGGCGTCGTCTGCGCGATGACCCCGGTGACCAACCCGACCTCCACCACGATCTTCAAGGCGCTCATCGCCCTCAAGACCCGCAACCCGATCGTCTTCGCCTTCCATCCGAGCGCCCAGCGCTGCTCCGCCGAGGCCGCGCGGATCGTGCGGGACGCGGCGGTCGAGGCGGGCGCGCCCGAGGACTGCGTGCAGTGGATCGAGGAGCCCTCGATGGAGGCCACCGGTCTCCTCATGAACCACGACGGCATCTCCACGATCCTCGCCACCGGCGGCAACGCGATGGTGAAGGCCGCCTACTCCTGCGGCAAGCCCGCGCTCGGCGTCGGCGCGGGCAACGTACCCGCGTACGTCGCACGCAGCGGCAAACTGCGCAGGGCCGTGCACGACATCGTGCTCTCCAAGGCCTTCGACCACGGCATGATCTGCGCCTCCGAGCAGGCCGTCATCCTCGACGAGGAGATCTACGACGAGGGGATCGAGGAGTTCCGGCGGCTCGGCGCGTACGTCGTCACGGCGGCCGAGAAGACCAAGCTGGAGGAGTTCGTCTTCGGCACGACCGCCTTCGCCAACAACTGCTCGGGCGCCAAGCTGAACGCGGACGTCGTCGGCAGGTCCCCGCAGTGGATCGCCGAACAGGCCGGGTTCGAGGTACCCGACGGCACGTCGGTCATCGTCGCCGAGTGCGCCGAGGTCGGCGAGGGCGAACCGCTCACCCGCGAGAAGCTCTCCCCGATACTCGCCGCCCTGAAGGCCGACACCACCGAGCACGGCCTCGAACTGGCCGCCCGGATGGTCGAGTTCCACGGACTCGGGCACAGCGCCGCCATCCACACCGAGGACGAGGAGCTCGCCGAGGAGTTCGGCAAGCGCGTCAAGGCGGTCCGCGTCATCGTCAACGCGCCCTCCACCTTCGGCGGCATCGGCGACGTCTACAACTCCTTCCTCCCCTCGCTCACCCTCGGCTGCGGCAGCTACGGACACAACTCGGTGTCCAACAACGTCTCCGCGGTCAACCTGGTCAACATCAAGCGGATCGGACGGCGCAACAACAACATGCAGTGGTTCAAGGTCCCGCCGAAGATCTACTTCGAGCGCAACGCGCTGCGCTACCTCGGTGAGATGGACGGCATCAAGCGGGTCTCGATCGTCACCGACAAGACCATGTCGACGCTCGGCTTCGTCGCCCGCGTGACCGACATCCTCGCGGCCCGCCCGTCGGCCGTCACCGTCCAGGTCATCGACACCGTGGAGCCCAACCCGGAGCTCTCCACGGTGCGGGCGGGCGCCGCCCTGATGCGGGACTTCGAGCCGGACACGATCATCGCCCTCGGCGGCGGCTCGCCGATGGACGCGGCGAAGATCATGTGGCTCATGTACGAGCACCCCGAGGTCGAGTTCGCGGACACCAAGGAGAAGTTCTTCGACATCCGCAAGCGGGCGTTCAAGTTCCCGGGGCTCGGTGAGAAGGCGCAGCTGGTGGCCGTCCCGACCACGTCGGGCACCGGCTCGGAGGTCACCCCGTTCGCGGTCATCTCCGACCCGGCGGCCGCGCAGAAGTACCCCCTCGCCGACTACGCGCTCACCCCGAACGTCGCGATCGTCGACCCCGTCCTGCCGATGCGGCTCCCGGCGACCGTCACCGCCGACTCCGGTTTCGACGCGCTGACCCACGCGACGGAGGCGTACGTGTCGGCGTACGCGAACGACTACACCGACGGGCTCTGCCTCCAGGCCATCAAGCTCATCTTCGAGAACCTGGAGCGGTGCGTCGTGGACGGGGCGAAGGACCCCGAGGCGCGCGAGAAGATGCACAACGCCTCGACTGTCGCGGGCATGGCCTTCGCCAACGCCTTCCTCGGCCTGGTCCATGCCATGGCGCACACCCTCGGCAACACGTTCCACGTCGCCCACGGCCGCACCAACGCGCTGCTCCTGCCGCACGTCATCCGGCACAACGGCACGGTGTCAGGCAAGGCGACGCCGTGGCCGAAGGCGGAGGTCTACCGGGCGCCCGAGCGGTTCCAGGAGATCGCCCGGATGCTGGGCCTGCCGGCGGGCTCCCCGGAGGAGGGCGTCGAGTCCTATGCCCGTGCGGTCGAGGACCTGCGTGCGAAGTGCGGTATCCCCGCGTCCTTCCAGGAGGAGGGTGTGGACGAGGCGGCCTTTCTGGAGGCTCTGCCGCAGCAGGCGATGAACGCGTACGCGGACCAGTGCGCGCCCGCCAATCCGCGGATGCCGATGCTCTCCGAGATGGAGACGTTGATGCGGCAGGCGTATTACGGGGACGGGGGAGGGGCCTGATCCCGGTTGCCGACTGCGGGGCCGTCGTGGCTTGTCGCGCAGTTCCCCGCGCCCCTGGAGCGCCCCTACGGGGCGTCCCAGGGGCGCCTCATCGCTTCGGCCAGTACCACAAGGGCTCGTCCAGAAAGCCTTCCCGGCCCGCCACCGTCGTTCGGCCCGACTCCTTGAGCAGCTCCACGGAGTTGACATCGACCCGGTGGCGGGCCGCGCCCTTGGCCACCGCTTCGGCGAGAGGGCGGGCGTGGGTCACCAGGACGACCTGCGTGTCCTTCGTCGCGGCGACGATCAGGTCGGCCAGCGGGCGCAGGAGATCCGGGTGCAGGCTCGTCTCCGGCTCGTTCAGGACGAGGAGGGACGGCGGGCGGGGAGTGAGGAGCGCGGCGGCCCACAGGAGGTAGCGCAGCGTGCCGTCGGACAGCTCGGCGGGGCCCAGCGGGCGCAGCAGCCCGTGCTGGTGAAGCTGGAGCTCGAACCGGCCGCCGTTGTCGACGACGCTGACCCGGCTGCCGGGGAAGGCGTCGTCCACCGCCTCGTCGAGCGCCTCGTCGTCGCCGATCTCGCGGATGGTCTGGAGGGCGGCGGCCAGATCCGCGCCGTCGTGGGAGAGGACCGGCGTGCGGGTGCCGATGCGGGCGGCGCGGGCGGGCGCGTCGGCGTCGGTGCGCACGTGGTCGTAGAACCGCCAGGAGCGGATCAGCTCGCGCAGCCGCAGCAGGTCGGGTGCCAGCTGCGGGTCGGCGAACTCGCTCAGCATGCTGTCGTACGGCCGGATGCCCTGGCTGCGGTGCCAGCCGCCGTCGGCCGTGCGGGTGCGCACCGCGGGGCCCGCGCGGTCGCAGAGCAGCGCCGCGGGCCGCAGGACGGGGCCCGCCCAGGTGGACTCGCGCTTGATCTCGGGGTCGAGCTGGAAGAGCGACGGCGCGCCCCGCGGGCCGGCGCCGCTGGACTGGGGGAGGCCGAAGTCCACCGCGTACCCGAACTCGTCGCCGGCGAAGCCGAGCTTCAGTCCTGTGGGCTCGGCCTTCCGCTCGCCCGCCCAGAGCGCGGACGGCAGGCCGCCCTCGCGGGCCAGGGCGGCGACCGCGCCGCCCGTGGCGGAGTCGGCGAGCAGGCGCAGCGAGCGGTACAGGCTGGACTTGCCCGTGCCGTTCGCCCCCGTGATCACGTTCAGCCGGTCCAGCGGGACGATCAGCTTGCGCAGGGAGCGGTAGTTCTCGACGGCGAGTGTGCGGATCATGCGTTTCAGCTTCGCACCCGGGTCTGACAACGCCCTTCGTCACCCGAAGCGGCTGCTGCCGCCGACGCTGCCGTAGTTCGTCCCGCTGAGGTCGATGTTGTTGCCGTTGTGCGCCTTGCGCCGGGCGGACAGGGCGAGGGTGACGACGACGCCGAGGACCGCCCAGGCGGAGAGGACGAGGAGCGGGCGGGTGATCGAGTTCCCGTCGAAGTACGCGATGGAGCGGGCGACCCAGGTGCCCGCGCCCGGCTGCAGCCAGGGCCCGATCGCCTCCCAGAAGGGCGGCAGCATCGGCAGCGGGAAGGCGCCGCCCGCGCTGGGGTTGCCGCCGATGACGACGAGGAGGACGGCCAGGCCGATGCCCACGATGCCGGTGAGTGCCTGCAGGGCGAGGGTGACCGCGCCGACGCCGAAGATCACCAGGGCGCCGAGGCCCCAGAGGCCGAGGACGCTGCCGGGCAGGGCGCCGAGGATCGGCCCGATGATGATCGCGCCGCCGAGCCCGCCGACGATCGAGTAGAGCGCCATGGTGCCTAGCCTGATGACCGCGCGCGGCACGTTGGAGGCCCGGGAGCCCGCGCTGATCGCGAGGATCGAGGCGCACAGGTAGCCGCCGACGCACCAGCCGACGACCAGGTAGAAGGACGAGAGTCCGTTGAAGTCCTGGTCGGAGGCGGGAGCCACGTCGACGGTCTTCACCGTGCGCTTCTCGGCCGCGTCGACGTCGG
The window above is part of the Streptomyces venezuelae genome. Proteins encoded here:
- a CDS encoding S1 family peptidase, with protein sequence MKHRRIPKRRAAVAGAGIAALVAAGITFQTANASENSPTPTPDTLSVAKAGKLASSLGKELGADAAGTYYDAKAKALVVNVLNESAADAVESAGGKARIVENSLAELKSARATLDDKAAVPGTSWAMDPATNKVVVTADRTVKGAKLDKVASIVKSLGGKAELKQSKGEYKAFIAGGDAIWGSGSRCSLGFNVVKGGEPYFLTAGHCGNAVKSWSDSQGGSEIGATEESSFPGNDYAIVKYTADTPHPSEVNLYGGTQAISKAGDATVGQKVTRSGSTTQVHDGDVTALDATVNYQEGQVDGLIQTTVCAEPGDSGGALFAGDTALGLTSGGSGDCSSGGETFFQPVPEALSAYGAEIG
- a CDS encoding S1 family peptidase — protein: MRIKRTIPHSGISRHTRLLAVATGLVAAGALAVPAATAQDGAATFSAAQLEQASDAVLGADVAGTAWGVDPKTKQVVVTADSTVSKAEIAKIEDAAGANADALKIERTPGTFQKYISGGDAIYASSWRCSLGFNVRSGSTYYFLTAGHCTDGATTWWSNSAKTTVLGTTSGSSFPTNDYGIVKYTNNSVTKSGTVGSQDITRAADPTVGQNVTRRGSTTGTHSGRVTALNQTVNYGGGDVVYGMIKTTVCAEPGDSGGPLYSGSTALGLTSGGSGNCSSGGTTFFQPVTEALRAYNVSVY
- a CDS encoding AAA family ATPase, whose product is MIRTLAVENYRSLRKLIVPLDRLNVITGANGTGKSSLYRSLRLLADSATGGAVAALAREGGLPSALWAGERKAEPTGLKLGFAGDEFGYAVDFGLPQSSGAGPRGAPSLFQLDPEIKRESTWAGPVLRPAALLCDRAGPAVRTRTADGGWHRSQGIRPYDSMLSEFADPQLAPDLLRLRELIRSWRFYDHVRTDADAPARAARIGTRTPVLSHDGADLAAALQTIREIGDDEALDEAVDDAFPGSRVSVVDNGGRFELQLHQHGLLRPLGPAELSDGTLRYLLWAAALLTPRPPSLLVLNEPETSLHPDLLRPLADLIVAATKDTQVVLVTHARPLAEAVAKGAARHRVDVNSVELLKESGRTTVAGREGFLDEPLWYWPKR
- a CDS encoding DUF3533 domain-containing protein, giving the protein MRFADELKSAVTPRAALLVIGVLALQLLFIASYVGALHNPKPRDVPFGVVAPGAAAEQTADKLKKLPGDPLDPRVLKDEAAARHQIMNRDIDGALLVDPRGTTDTLLVASGGGTALSRTLTTLTTDVDAAEKRTVKTVDVAPASDQDFNGLSSFYLVVGWCVGGYLCASILAISAGSRASNVPRAVIRLGTMALYSIVGGLGGAIIIGPILGALPGSVLGLWGLGALVIFGVGAVTLALQALTGIVGIGLAVLLVVIGGNPSAGGAFPLPMLPPFWEAIGPWLQPGAGTWVARSIAYFDGNSITRPLLVLSAWAVLGVVVTLALSARRKAHNGNNIDLSGTNYGSVGGSSRFG
- a CDS encoding slipin family protein, giving the protein MVEELVAVGVTLGSLGAVYAMAAARVIKQYERGVVLRLGKLQSTVRGPGFTMIVPMVDRLHRVNMQIVTMPVPAQDGITRDNVTVRVDAVIYFKVMDAAEAVVEVEDYRFAVSQMAQTSLRSIIGKSNLDDLLSNREKLNQGLELMIDSPAIGWGVQIDRVEIKDVSLPETMKRSMARQAEADRERRARVINADAELQASKKLAEAAHEMSEEPAALQLRLLQTVVAVAAEKNSTLVLPFPVELLRFLERAQQAVPQQAVPQQPQGNHAEPGKPSISGAEGAEVGELDPSAGSRSGQD
- a CDS encoding NtaA/DmoA family FMN-dependent monooxygenase (This protein belongs to a clade of FMN-dependent monooxygenases, within a broader family of flavin-dependent oxidoreductases, the luciferase-like monooxygenase (LMM) family, some of whose members use coenzyme F420 rather than FMN.), with product MTRRHETAQRPKQVHLAAHFPGVNNTTVWSDPASGSHIDFSSFASLARTAERGLFDFFFLAEGLRLREHKGRIHDLDVVGRPESLTVLTALAAVTERLGLAGTVNATFNEPFELARRFAALDHLSAGRAAWNVVTTSDAFTGENFRRGGYLDRADRYTRAAEFLATARELWDSWTPDGRPRPFAHRGRHFSVEGEFTAPRSPQGHPVVIQAGDSPEGREFAASAADVIFTRHGTLEAGREFYADVKGRLAKYGRSADDLKIMPGVTFVLGDTAAEAQEKATEIRRDQVSPQNAILALEQVWGVDLSAYDPDGPLPDIDPDPDSELVQGRVKITDPFAVAAKWRALSEAKGLSIRQTVIETTARQSFIGTPDRVAADLTEFVRTDAADGFILVPHLTPGGLDDFVDRVVPLLQERGAYRTAYEGTTLRSHLGLREPVWKG
- the adhE gene encoding bifunctional acetaldehyde-CoA/alcohol dehydrogenase — translated: MQANEMVDGLVERALTALGRFATYDQGQVDHIVKKASLAALSRHGELARQAVEETGRGLFEDKAVKNLFACEHVVNSLRGLKTAGVVSRDELNGVTEIAEPVGVVCAMTPVTNPTSTTIFKALIALKTRNPIVFAFHPSAQRCSAEAARIVRDAAVEAGAPEDCVQWIEEPSMEATGLLMNHDGISTILATGGNAMVKAAYSCGKPALGVGAGNVPAYVARSGKLRRAVHDIVLSKAFDHGMICASEQAVILDEEIYDEGIEEFRRLGAYVVTAAEKTKLEEFVFGTTAFANNCSGAKLNADVVGRSPQWIAEQAGFEVPDGTSVIVAECAEVGEGEPLTREKLSPILAALKADTTEHGLELAARMVEFHGLGHSAAIHTEDEELAEEFGKRVKAVRVIVNAPSTFGGIGDVYNSFLPSLTLGCGSYGHNSVSNNVSAVNLVNIKRIGRRNNNMQWFKVPPKIYFERNALRYLGEMDGIKRVSIVTDKTMSTLGFVARVTDILAARPSAVTVQVIDTVEPNPELSTVRAGAALMRDFEPDTIIALGGGSPMDAAKIMWLMYEHPEVEFADTKEKFFDIRKRAFKFPGLGEKAQLVAVPTTSGTGSEVTPFAVISDPAAAQKYPLADYALTPNVAIVDPVLPMRLPATVTADSGFDALTHATEAYVSAYANDYTDGLCLQAIKLIFENLERCVVDGAKDPEAREKMHNASTVAGMAFANAFLGLVHAMAHTLGNTFHVAHGRTNALLLPHVIRHNGTVSGKATPWPKAEVYRAPERFQEIARMLGLPAGSPEEGVESYARAVEDLRAKCGIPASFQEEGVDEAAFLEALPQQAMNAYADQCAPANPRMPMLSEMETLMRQAYYGDGGGA
- a CDS encoding DUF1684 domain-containing protein, which produces MSTGHSADAAQDWKHWHEQRTETVSAPYGPLSLTGTHWLADHPQGHLPGIPGHWADTPDAVVLTAGPDDGLTVGGAPLTGEARLGADGGPVAGARVALGGRRLVVVRREGLWAVRDFDPDSAARRAFRGIDATEYDERWAVPGRFVPYDEDRTVTVGNADGKERGLGLGGELSFRIGGVEHALKVSVEADGSLWAVFADATGGVSSYRFRFLRPAAPDADGRTTVDFNRALLPPCAFADHFICPFPPPGNTLSVDIAAGERSLRDT